The genomic region CTGGCTCCTGTCAGTTCCCCTCTGGGCTCACTAGAGGGCGCTCCCCTCCCAGAGCTTTTCTGGGTTACTTCGAATTTCCAGGCGGAGAAAAGACGGGTTCTTGgcaagatagagaaagagaacgTTCTACGGCTGCTTCCAGCCTCCCGAAGTTCCCCCAGGGCATGTGTCGCCCAAGAGGCTAGAGAAACCGTGGAAATTAATGGAGAAaacgtttttaaaaaatcaaaagaaaaaaatttatttacagcaCACCCTGGGAGACTCCAAGGGTGCACAGTGCACGTCTGAGGCAGTCCACCTTTCGCTGGGCGCCCGCAGCGCAGCGCCCCTCTGTGAGCTCTCCCGGCCCAGGTGTGCGGGGGGGCGCGGTGGAGTAGGAGTCCGAGGTTGAGTCCCGTTCACAGGTTAGTACTGACTGTTAAATCCGAGGCCTCGAACTGCTTGGGTAATGGGTTGTTGAAGTGGATAGGCGAGCCCCCTCTCGCCTGGTTACCGTAGTTCTTGACGCTTCGGTCCAAGAAGGCGCGAAGAGCGCTGGGACGAGCGTAGTGGAGACTCACCACCGCCCCTCCGAGGAAGAGGCACAGGACGCCTGCGGCGGCGCGGACATAAGAAAAGGTGGTGGTCAGGGCTCCGAGACAGAAGCCAGCTTACCCCCTCCATCTATTGGAGGCCACCATTCACATTTcctgcgcgcgcgcacacacacacacaggacctCTAATATGGATTACGCGGTACAAGTGTTCACGTGCTAAGTGGGCAAGCTATCAAACCCTCTGTAAGAGAGCAAAACAGTACGTGGCTCTACGAACTATCGAGAGGCAAAGTAGTAATATAGGCGAGCTCATTTTGTACACTGGAAAGCACGCACCGGCATAAATCCCGTCCCTACCCCCAGCCGCCCCGGACCCATCGCTCGGTCCTTACCGGTGGCCAGCGTGACCCAAAAGGCGGCCCCGTAGTGACTGGTGAGCGCAGAGGGGCCGAGACGGAGCGGGCAGAGCGGCACACTGGAGATGGAGGCGAAGGCGAAGACCGAGAAGAGCGCGAAGGCGCCGGTGGCCAGGAGCGCCAGGCCCCCGTAGAGCGGGACCGGCATGACGAGCAGCGCGTTCGACAGGAGCCAGAGGCAGAACGCCACCCTGCGGGGGACCCATCTGCGCTGTGAACCGGCTTCCACAGCCTAGCTTTCTCTATGTCCCTACCCCAGGACGAAAACTCAGTGCGGGGTGGCGGCAGGGCAAGCGGAATCCCCAAGGACACAGCCAGCTCCCAGCTGTTGCTGAATCTCTCGAGATTCCAACGTCTGTGCGGATCTCGTGGACTTCCGACCCGCCCCGAGGCTCGGTCATATTACTCACCTGTGTATACTGGGCAGTAACTACCGTTTACATCCtcctatgtacacacacacacacacacacacacacacacacacacacacacacaccgcgcCTTCCCTCCAGCGCTCACCACAGGGTGGCTGAAGCGTAGTGTCCCGCCAGGCGGTACTGGCGGTAGAGCCCGCAAGGGCTGCTCGGGGTGAACTTCTCCGCCAAGTAGAGAACCGGATCCGGCAGCCCCTTCGCCAGCGCCTCCGTGTACTCCTCGGCGTAGTCCTCGCCCAGACGCCAGCTGAACTGTTCGTTGTAGTCGATGGTCTCGTTCAGCTGCTGCACTGGGATCCCTGCGGAGGGCGGCAGGGTTAAGGGGCTGAGCAAGCCCAGCGCCCGGCAACTAAGCGCACTCGGGTAGTGAAGTGGAGGCGCGAGAGGCACGGATTTGATAATGATTGGGGAAACATAAATTCACGAGGACCAAAAGCTGTTTGAATCTGTGGgatctgagaagtcctgcagctGCCCCGGCCACACTACCCCACCAAAGGGTCTGCCCATCCCGGAAATTCACTTTGCCCCAGCCCCCTCACCTGTGAGTGTAATGTTAATTCCCTCCAGGCCCACATGCAGACCGACGTGGGCTCGGACGCGGGCTGCGCTGAACGCCTTGTAGGATGTGTTGGTGCTCACTCTACCCACTGACCATTCTGCGCTGAAGTGCACGGCTGTGGGGAGAGGCACACAGTGGGGGGTGGTTAGGGAAACCATAGCGGCCAGATGAAATTGGTGATGGAAGGTAAGACACTCTGAAGAGGGATGGGAATAGAAGTCTAGGGGTCCAATGCGGCGGTATACATGGTAAGGACAGAAGAGTGGGCATTACAGAGAGTTAGAGAattgagagggaaagggaaaccACCCCGGTTCTCCAGAAGGAGGCCCTCTGccagcctccttcctccccccacgtCCTCTCCCCCTCTGATGCACCGCACACTCACCCACGATTTCTGCGCCTATGAACAGACTGAGGAGAACTCTCACCAGCCAGAACCAGCGCTGCAGGAAGGAATAGGCACTGGGTCAGGCCTGGGTACTACTCAACCAGAGTCCCCAAGACCTTCCTTGACCCCATGCCACCTGGATAGTTAGTGGTCCCACAACTGCCACATCTTTTGCCTCACACCCTTTCCCCAGTTATATTCTTGGCATTTTGAACCCCTCTGAGCCACTGACATTTCTGGTGTTTTCTGGCAATGCGCTTGTACCTCCCTAATCCCATTTCCCAGTCCACCCTGCaatcgccccctccccacccctgcctgggTGCCTGGTGCTCTCTCACAATCTTCACTCCCCTCAGCTCTCTGGCTCCTGGTCCTGGTTCTGCCTCATGCTCAGGTCACTGCTATGATAAGGCCCAGTGAGTCCAGAAGTGCTAGGCAGGCAGGGGTCACTTTCCTcaagagagagaggccctgggtTTGGTGGCCAAGTAGAGGTGGGAACACAGCCTCTCAAATATTCGTAGGTGTGTCTGTTTCCCAGGAGACCAAGTCAAGATCAAGACTCAGGCTAGAAAAACAGATAATTTCGGTTCTGGGAGAGCAGGACTCTAACAGAAAGTATAGTCTGCTGCCACTTTGAATCCTGTGTGGGAGTGTCTGAATCTTTAGGATGGGGGCAGTCAAATACATGCACCTCAACCCAGGGCACAGGAGAAACAGTCTGAGGTGCTGGTTTCTGTCCTCTTGGCCTGGAGGAGACTGGATGGGAGTGGGGACTGGAGTGGAGCTGCAGTCTGGGGAGAGGTGGGAGTCCCAGCAGGACTTGTAGACTAGAATCAGCCCCAGGATTACTGGAGTGGTTACTTACTATCTGCAGCAGCCTTCTGAATAATCCATCTTGGTCACTGTCTACAGTGTCTCGCACCAGACCACTCCCTGTCCTTGGGAAGGGGTGCTTGCTGCCCCAGACTTTTGGATCTGCTCCATCTATGCTCGTCTGACTATTCAGTGGAAGTCCTTGCCTCAGTCTTAACCCGCCCTGGATCTTTCAGAGACAAGCTATCCATGATGCCCTCCATTCCCAGACCCGAGCTTCTGGCGCCTCCTTACCGAGTGGCCACGAATCCCGGGCAAGATGAGCAAGAAGCTAGTAGCCAAGGCCAAGAACACCACAATGACGATGAGCAGCGGGACGCTGAAGCCTGCGGCGTGCCGGGGCTGGGGGTAGAAAGGCAGCTCGCCATCGAAGAGAGTCATGCTGCCACAGTGCCAAGGGCTGCGCGTTGGCGGGCGGGAAAGCAGTAGCCGAGCCTGCTGGAGCTGGAGAGCGCATCCGTGGCGTCGGGTCCGGGTCCCACTTCTCCTGAACCGCCCCGCCCCTCGCGCATCCTAGTGCGCGACCCAATGGGCTGGTCAAGTCTGAGCTGCTTCGCGGCTCCCCGAAGAAGCGCACTCGCTGGCTGCCCTCAAGCGCTCTGGGTTGGCCCGGGAGGAGTAGGGTGGGCCGGAAAGTAGAATTGTATGTTTCGGTCTATGAGCAGTTACCTTCGCGTCTCTGCGGGTTCGCTCTGCGTTTGAAAGGCGCGCGGGGCCGGGTCCCCTTTTATAGCAGTATGGGCAGAGTGCCAAGTGTCTGCTGGGGCCTGGCCGCTGTGTAAGTGCGGGAAGAGACCTTGCAAATGAGAGGCGGCGGTCGCTATGCAAATGAGAGGAGCCCTGCCTCCTCAGCAGGAGGGCGAGCCCAGAGTGCCGACGACCACACCTGGCGGCGTCTGGCCAGAGTGGACATCGCGCAACGGGCTTCAGAGGACCCAGAGAGGCGGGTGAAAGTGTAGCCGGGGAGGCTGAGAATCTTAGGAGCTGGTGGGTCGGAGTGAGAGTGGGGTGGTGgagacaggaagcagagagaggaaaaaaaaaagattgcaagaggaaagaagacttctgATCCCGACGGGGGCCCTAACCAGAGGTTGGACCGGGGCCTGGGGCCTTGTCACCCCATCCTTCCTGTCCATACACAGACATGCATCGCGGAGTACGAACGGCTGCGTGTCCTGGCCCCCGGCCAACCAGCCGCTTTCCTTTCCCAGCCTCTTCTAGGAGAAGCAGTCGGGAGGGTGGAAAGGGAGTGGGGACTCGAGGTTTGGGGCGGCCGCTGGGAGGCTCGAAGTAGAGTCCCGGCCGGGACGGACATGCCCCAGAAGACTTGGGGTCCGTGGGATTCTGTGGTCGGAGTTAGTTCTTCGATGGGATGGAGAGTGGGGACAAGTGTCAGTGCCCACAGGACAAGCTGCCACCGCCCCGGGAAGAGTGGCATGCGGGCACGGGTTTTAGCAATGCTTCTGAAGGCTTCGCTCCAGAAGTGGAAACCGCTGGCGCCTCCTCCCTCCGCGCTGTCTGCGGGCGTCGGGGAGCCGGCGTCTGTCCTCACACACCGCCTTTCGTCCCCCATGCTGCAGGCTCATCATGGTCCGCGCAGGACCAGAGGCACTGGTGCTCCTGGGAGCTCTGCTGACTGGACCCACGGTTCCGGCGGGTAAGCATTGGGCGCCCCTCGCTTCGGGTGTCGCTCAGTGCCTCCTGGGGACGAGGAAGGGGAGAACTGCGGTCAAGGGCCTCCCTGAGGCTGGACGGTCCGGTCAGATCGCAGCCTCCAAGCTGCGCAGGTGCAGCCTCTGGGTGGGTTTGAGGCCCCTCGGCGAGCCGGAGAAGCGCACGCTGAGGCCGGCGGGCGCCCGGGGTGTCGCAGGGAGGCTAGCACCGAGAGGACCACTCTCTGACCCACAGGCGGCCAGGACACACTGTCCCTGTCGTGGGAAGTGCAGCGCTACGACGGCTGGTTCAACAACCTGAGGCACCACGAGCGCGGCGCTGCCGGTGAGTCCGGGCGCGAACGGGAGGAGCCCCGCCAGCCCCGAGCTGGCTGCGGAGAGGGCGCCCGCGCGTTCCTGGAACCAGGAGACCGGGGGGCGGGGGGTCTCCTCGGCGCGGGGCGGGGGGTGTCTCCTCGGCGGGGGGCGGCGGGTCTCCTCGGCGGGGGGGGTCTCctcggctgggggcggggggtctCCTCGGCGGGGGACAGGGGGGTCTCCTCggcgggggggcgggggactCCTCGGCGGGGGACGGGGGGGGTCTCctcggcggggggcggggggtctcctcggcggggggtgggggggtctcctcggtggggggctgggggtctCCTCGGCGGGGGGACAGGGGGGTCTCCTCGGCGGGGGGACAGGGGGGTCTCCTCGGCGGGGGGGGGGTCTCctcggcggggggcgggggggtctcctcggcggggggcggggggtctcctcggcggggggtgggggggtctcctcggtggggggctgggggtctCCTCGGCGGGGGGACAGGGGGGTCTCCTcggtgggggcggggggtctcctcggcggggggcggggggtctCCTCGGCGGGGGGACAGGGGGTTCTCctcggcggggggcgggggggtctcctcggcggggggtgggggggtctcctcggtggggggctgggggtctCCTCGGCGGGGGGACAGGGGGGTCTCCTcggtgggggcggggggtctcctcggcggggggcggggggtctCCTCGGCGGGGGGACAGGGGGGTCTCctcggcggggggcggggggtctCCTCGGCGAGGGTGGGGAGGCGAGGGGAGAGTGGAGCAAGGCTCCTGGACTTGTTGGGGACCGAGGGCTCCGACCCAGCCTGTCTCCCTCCTGCTTCCTGCAGGCGCCCGGCTGCAACGCCTCGTGCCGGCCAATTACGCCGACGGCGTGTATCAAGCTCTGGGGGAGCCGCTGCTGCCCAACCCGCGCCGACTCAGCGACGCCGCCGCGCGGGGCAGAGCCGGGCTGGCGTCCCCCCGCAACCGCACCGTGCTGGGGGTCTTCTTCGGTGAGGGCAGAGCGGGAAGACGCTGGGGTTTACCCACTGAAGCTCCTCGGCAAGTCCGCAGGAGACGGATCCGAGACTCCTGGCCacctcctccccacacacacacaccgagcAGCACGTCCAGCCTCTTTTCATCGTAGGGGGATCGGGGTGTTGGTTCAGGGATATCTGCTCCcgtgtattttcttttcctcctcactCCAAACCCAGGAGTGCCGCCGGCCCCCCATTCTAGGTAGATCttagggacgggggggggggggcgaggagcTGATTGCGGAGCTTGCATTCGAACATCTGACTTTCGGCTCTTGAGAAACTTGTCCAAGGAAAGGGGCGaatctcaccagcttgcacccctCGCCCGCAGGCTACCACGTGCTCTCGGACCTGGTGAGTGTGGAGAGACCCGGCTGCCCCGCCGAGTTCCTCAACATCCGCATCCCGCGAGGAGACCCGGTGTTCGATCGCGGCCACCTCGGGGACGTGGTGCTGCCCTTCCAGAGGAGCCGCTGGGACCCTAAGACCGGACAGAGCCCCAGCAACCCCCGGGACCTGGTGAGACTAGGCAGGCGGCCGGGCTCTCGGCTCCGGGTCGGGCAGGGTCGGGTGCGGAGAGGTTCCCGCCCGCGACCCACGAAGACCCACCGGGCTCTCCCTTCCTCGCCTCGACTACCGGACCCCGGGTCACTTGTCCGGTGTCCCCGCAGACGAACGAGGTGACGGGCTGGCTGGACGGCAGCGCCATCTATGGCTCCTCGCCGTCCTGGAGCGACGCGCTGCGGAGCTTCTCCGGGGGACAGCTGGCGTCCGGGCCGGACCCCGCCTTCCCCCGGGCCGCGCAGGACCCACTGCTCATGTGGAGCGCGCCCGACCCGGCCACAGGGCTGCGCGGGCCCCGGGGGCTGTACGGTGAGGACTCGGGGCCGCAGGGGCGCGGGAGGGGCGGAGCGGCCAGCGCGCTGGAGAACGGATTGGGGTCTGCGAGGTGGCGCTGCCCTGGGCCACACCGGCGCTCATGTCCTCCCCTGTGTCCCCACGTCGGATGCAGCCTTCGGGGCGGAGAGAGGGAACCGCGAGCCCTTCCTGCAGGCGCTGGGGCTGCTCTGGTTCCGCTACCACAATCTGTGCGCACAGAGGCTGGCCCGCGAGCACCCGCCCTGGGGGGATGAGGAGCTGTTCCAGCACGCGCGCAAGAGGGTCATCGCCACCTACCAGGTCAGTGGCGCGGCCCTCCCTATGGCCCCCCCTACACACAGAAACACCCGTTACAGGGAGGACACCCCTCCCTAGAGAGCTAATGTCTAGGAATAGACCCTGAAATGGTAAGGGGGAGCAAAGTGCCACTTACTCAAGAGATTTAGCTGTCCCCCCTAAATCCCATTCCTTAGGAGCTGGGGGGACAGGTCCCAGTGGCTCTCCTAATGACTGCCCTAGCCTGGTCGTCATCTCCCACTTAAGCTTTCCTTGGCTTTAGATCCCTCCTGGCCTTGCAGCTGGAACATtcacctccccttttctctttcttgaccCTCAGAATATTGCTCTGTATGAGTGGCTACCCAGCTTCCTGCAGAAAACACCCCCAGAATATACAGGTGAGGGCATTGGAGCGGCAGGCACCTACCTGTGTTGAGGGGAGGTCACGGATAGACTTCATAGTGGGAAAGAAGACAGGTGGATGCATGTTATGGGAGGATGGGGGGATGGGTAAGGAGCTTATTTCTCTTATTACTCCCGAGGGACAGGGTACCGGCCTTTCCTGGATCCCAGCATTTCCCCTGAGTTCCTGGTGGCCTCTGAACAGTTCTTCTCCACCATGGTGCCCCCTGGTGTCTACATGAGGTGAGGAAGGGGCTGGCAGGTGGAAAGGGGACCCAGCACTGGCAGAGGTGGTGCATCTGGGGGCCTGGAGCCTTTTATACACCTCCACAGTGTCATGCGGGAAGGGAAGCAGAATTTGAGCTTCTGAAACAGGATCCTGGGAGAGGAAGTTTCGTCTTAACAAGGAAATCTACCCAGATCCTCTTAACAGCTGAACTTTAGCTCCTGAGAGCAGGATTTGTCCAGTAGCTtcatcctcttcctttctttccttcctaccCTATGTGGACAAAAAGCATTTTCTACCTTCAATCCATACACATTGCCAGATCTCTGCTCTGTTCAAGGAAGTTCAAAGGCCATCCCTCAAGCCTGGCTAATACCCTCTGAGTCCCTCACCTCACTGTTCCATCTCGGCTTCTTCCCTGAAGACCCTTACCACATCCTTGATGCCCCATTTCAGAAACGCCAGCTGTCATTTCCAGAAGATCCTGAACAAGAATCATAACAGCTCCTCAGCTCTTAGAGTCTGCAACAGCTACTGGACCCGGGAGGTTAGcctggggtcagggtcagggaAAGGTGGGCCAAGGTCAGTCTCATCACGCAGGCTGGGAAGAGCAACAATTCCAGTTCTTGAGTGTTGCTGCTCCAGGGCGGTGGGAGATGAAGGGTAGAGTGGTCAGAAAATTATCTGGGAAAATTTCAAGAGAGTTTGGGACTGGCCAAGGGACCTTTGACCTAAAGTACTGCAGTGGTCCCAGGTGAGAGTAACTGGGTTGTAGGAAGGGACCAGAAAGCCTATCTTGACTGTGTTGTTTACTTCCAGAATCCCAACCTGAACAGTGCTCAGGCAGTGAACCAACTGCTGCTGGGAATGGCCTCCCAGATTTCAGAGCGGGAGGACAGGATAGTGGTTGAAGATCTGAGGGGTGAGCTTTGGAGCCAGAGGAATGGGGACCCAGAGTCTGGGCAGCCTGAGGATTCTTCTGAGTTAATTAACAGGCAACTTAGGGTACCTACAATGCAGGAACATAGACACACATACTGCAAATAGCAATTAGAAGAAAATAGGCTTTGAAAATTTCCCCTCAACTTACAGTTTAGGGTTGTTTTCATTCTAAATTATTTATGTCTGaatatgtgggggaggggtgacatCACGATCTCTTTGGTGCTTAAGTCTCTAAAGGTTTTCCTCCAGCCCTGTCTTGAGGTTAAGGAGGTAAAGGCCAGGGAATCTTCTGCTTGGTAACTAaaacagtcttttttattttttagcaagagagagaggcaaccagatagacagggacagacaggaagggagagatatgaaaggcaacaactcatagttgcagcaccttagttgttcattgattgctttctcatgtgtgccttgactgggtgggggtgaggggactctagccaagccagggttaggctcaagccagcgatcttgggcttcaagccagcaatcatggggtcatgtttatgatcccacgctcaagctggtgagtctgtgctcaagtcggagacctcaaggttttgaacctgggtcttca from Saccopteryx leptura isolate mSacLep1 chromosome 6, mSacLep1_pri_phased_curated, whole genome shotgun sequence harbors:
- the DUOXA2 gene encoding dual oxidase maturation factor 2, with amino-acid sequence MTLFDGELPFYPQPRHAAGFSVPLLIVIVVFLALATSFLLILPGIRGHSRWFWLVRVLLSLFIGAEIVAVHFSAEWSVGRVSTNTSYKAFSAARVRAHVGLHVGLEGINITLTGIPVQQLNETIDYNEQFSWRLGEDYAEEYTEALAKGLPDPVLYLAEKFTPSSPCGLYRQYRLAGHYASATLWVAFCLWLLSNALLVMPVPLYGGLALLATGAFALFSVFAFASISSVPLCPLRLGPSALTSHYGAAFWVTLATGVLCLFLGGAVVSLHYARPSALRAFLDRSVKNYGNQARGGSPIHFNNPLPKQFEASDLTVSTNL